A segment of the Homalodisca vitripennis isolate AUS2020 unplaced genomic scaffold, UT_GWSS_2.1 ScUCBcl_9547;HRSCAF=18072, whole genome shotgun sequence genome:
CTTTGTACTATTTCTTTAACGATTTTTTGAATTAGTAGTTTAGACCTAGTTACTTTCCTAGCTTTTAGCCTTTCACTCTAAGTCCATAATTTTCAATGTTATGATCAGTCttgttattacataaaacatgtgTTCACTTGTCTACAGAACCAGAAAACACCCCAGGTATGCTGCAAAGTTTGCACCTGTACAAGTACACAAAACATTAAGGAAGTAGCCATTTTGGTTACATGGTTGGTGGCAGCTATTAATGTTGAGAAAAATGCAAGCACTttgttaaattgttgtaaataattaattaagagatAGAATGTCGAAAGTGTTACCATTTTcttgaaaagaaaatttgtttctatcacaCATACAGatagtaaaattttatcttagttttattttttaatttgtattttatttaaaagtaaaacattctaagtaaataaaagtattatagttttaatataataaaaaaatatataaatgttactcTTTCTGTATTTTTCTGGTCtacaacatttttgtacaaagaaaaacattttcaagCAGATTGGTTAgataattaacaacattttaccCAATTTATAATCGATTTTACTTCCATGCTGAAaagtagaatttttaatattttcttaactcAAATCTACCTGTATAGTATTGCGAATATGAGGGCTAAAGACAGTTACAAAGCAGATTCGTATAGGTACCAGTAGATTAATGTGGATCAATCTCTTAACTCTCTAggtattatttaatcattgaaCCCAAGTTCCCTAAAAATCAGTGTCATATCTTTGTAAACCGGATCTTTATACTCTGTATCTTTCGAAACCTAAGACCTTTCTCCAGATAACCAGACCACCAGGAACACTGCAGCAACATGTTCTGGTTCATTGGGATCTTAGTTTCAGCAGCATTTTTACCgagtagaaaacaaaatttcacagctgcatgttgttcacttaaacttgttatcataaaaaacgaaacaagaacaaaatagCACAAGCAAAAATAATCACTGCAGAGGAATGGAGCAAGCCAGATTTACGATATAGATGGCACTGAACTGGCCATGAGTTGTGCTATACACGCCTAGCGGCAGAAATGCATACTACATAAGCTTTTGCCAATGGCAATGCTATTCCGGTTTCTTTTGGGTAcccctcatatatatatattagattttttaaacctCTTAAGTTAATTCTTTAACGGTGGGTGATAGGGCATTGTACTTTCAAGGTCCAAAGTAAGAAAAAGCTTTCTTTGTTGTATCCAGCCTTATATGCAGCAGCTGCAGTGAGGCATTTCTGTTAGGTGTGCTATTCTCTAACAGCCGCTCATGTTGGACAGCTTGAGGGTTCACGACGTAAGAGGGTTTACCAGTTTCCAAAACCTTATGTAACAGTGTCCCTATCTGGAGCCTACAGAGATATTTCACTGAAAGGAAAGTGACCTGCTTTTATATAGTGAGAAATATGatagaatatttcaaattataaacaaatcttaGAGCACAATTTTACCCCCTTGAAAGAATATTATAAACTTCTTGagttaacagtttttaaacacaggaagagtataatttattgttgaaaataccAAGCAATTAACCACGAGCAGTTTCAATTACAGGAATTgcagttgtaaatatatttaaaattcttaatttattcatcgcacattgagaaatattttcaatgtatttaagaAAAACTTATCTCAGTGTCATTGGTGACTCCTACGACTTTTACAAATTTCCTGTCCTCTAAGCAGTTTTCACTAAAAGCAAACACATGGCTCCATAGATTCTTGGACTACCGATCTGAATTGTAACAAAACTTAAAGTGGTAATTACAAGCATTACAGTACTATTAATTGTTTCCAGATGTTTACTGACAAAGAAGCTGCCCATTATATTGATGGTATAGCTTTACACTGGTACTTTGACCAATAACAGATCAATTTCTGAATTGGAGCAATTCAACAAGAAATATCCTGACAAGTTTATACTGTATACTGAGAGCAGCATCAACACTTTCCAAAGTGGTAAGTCTGCAAATAATTTTCACTGTCTATgtatcattttgttatttttaatttgtacaaatattttgttaaatcatATCTTTGTATGtcagtttaaaactttaacaagaaGATCTGTTttcttttgttgaatttttagattaattaatgTATACTGCAATCCAAAAACCATTTACACAagctaacatttatttttacaagctTTGTAACAAGACCAATCTATTATTGTTTCATTCAGGTGGCAGTTGCAGTAAGTTTAGGTGATTGGTCCAGAGCTGTtagatacataaataatgttttccagGTAAGAGTTTATTGACTTATGTAACACTACTACTTTGctatttgaagtaaattaatcattgatttctttttattttgtttgaatacatCAGTATATTTCTGTTAACTATCAATAGAGAATTAATGCAAAAACCAAACATTGGTAGCACCCTGAGTGAGAGATAGTGTGAGCCTTGAATCCTGCCTTTgatattttacaagtattgtgcATTTCGTATTGTTTTCAGGCTCTTTCTTTATTGTGTTTGATATAAAATAGTGTAAGTAATTTTTAGTCGATTCTTGTCGAAAAAGTTTGATGAAACAGTTTTTCGTTTTATGACGGATTTTGTTCagatatagtttaaataaatagaatgcCAAGTAATCTTAGTTAATAATTGTTAGTCTTTTTCAGCAAATTTTGTCCAAAACTgatcttttgtttgtttgtccAAAGTTTTTTGTGTaggacttttaaaaattaaaattttattttatatatttttaaaattagttcatgCCTTGCAAGGTTAATGtgttgccaatggcgtagtgtagtgtagtgggtacggtggttatcgcaagataaccagatcaagcaatgtcgagcatggctgctgcttggatgggtgaccgctgagccatcctgtccttgcaagcagcccgcctgcccggccattggtggtggttcggaagtcacctttaagccgttggtccccaggttgtgttagagagggcttcttagccctcacttcgcctggtaaaataagacattctttatgcCCTGCAAGGTTAATATGTTGTAATTGTCTGCATCACCAAACCCAACTGAATTCTTGTAAACAATTAGTAATTAATGTCTAGTATTATAAGAGGTCAAAGAGGAGATCCTGATATCTAgtaggattaaaatattttttgtgattacTTCTAGAAGAACTTCTAGCATAATATTGTAGTagacaatgtaataaaacaagatacatacttgaaaaatataacaGTTCCCAGTTGGATTTTAAAGTTAGTGGAACATTCTTTCTGATATTGTTAGAACTATATTTGTGTGtacaaaaatgaaaagaatgtGGTCAGCTTGAAACCAGTTTTACGAAAAACTTATTAGATAATATggttttaggttttgttttgcTCTTATTTGGTATTCACCAACTTTATATTTCAGAACTTTGGTCACTGGGTGGTTGGTTATGTGGATTGGAACATTGCCCTGGATGAATCTGGAGGTCCGACGGGACCCTCCAAAGTGCCTCTGGAAGCTTCAGTCATCATTAATGCAACAAGAGGGGAGTTCTACAAACAACCTATATTTTATGTTCTTGGgcatttttccaaatttattccAGCCTGGTGCTAAAAGAATTGATGTTACAATCAGTCAAGACTCGATTTTGTGCTCATGGAAAGAAATTTCAAGGAGAAATGAAAGTCAGCACAACTGCCAGTCCATTCCCCACGAGGAAAGCCAGATCCTCCAAGCAATGTAGTCCTGGCTCTAGCCACAAAAAACCCTGACAGCAGCAGCTATACACTTATTGTTTATAATCcgtaagttttatgaaattaagtTATACTTAATATAACAACATTTCAATCTTCACAGTGATTTTGAATGAAGTATTTAAACTTGAGATAATGTATTTGATTTGATGGTGTTACAGGAGAGCAGTGCCAGCAAATGTGATAGTAAATGACAACAGAATAGGAACATTCAACCAG
Coding sequences within it:
- the LOC124374674 gene encoding uncharacterized protein LOC124374674, which gives rise to MFSRTLVTGWLVMWIGTLPWMNLEVRRDPPKCLWKLQSSLMQQEGSSTNNLYFMFLGIFPNLFQPGAKRIDVTISQDSILCSWKEISRRNESQHNCQSIPHEESQILQAM